One stretch of Arachis hypogaea cultivar Tifrunner chromosome 20, arahy.Tifrunner.gnm2.J5K5, whole genome shotgun sequence DNA includes these proteins:
- the LOC140182793 gene encoding uncharacterized protein isoform X5: MPSWVLLFILIILRCVYVCLYGFMVPAGQAYTKALEVARNINEKRHPHHSSTASLATILSILTLKNDFKQLEDSISSCTLLGSLLPVSDWRIFSPGPVEGSYLMQFQRGLE; this comes from the exons ATGCCTAGCTGGGTTTTGCTGTTCATTTTGATCATACTTAGGTGTGTTTATGTGTGCTTATATGGTTTCATGGTTCCTGCTGGTCAAGCTTACACAAAGGCACTTGAGGTTGCCAGGAATATCAATGAGAAG AGGCACCCGCACCACAGCTCGACGGCAAGTCTCGCAACGATACTTTCGATCTTGACTTTGAAGAATGACTTCAAGCAGTTAGAAG ATTCAATCTCAAGCTGCACACTGCTGGGATCATTGCTGCCAGTTTCGGATTGGCGAATCTTTTCTCCAGGCCCGGTGGAGGGTTCATATCTGATGCAGTTTCAAAGAGGTTTGGAATGA
- the LOC140182793 gene encoding uncharacterized protein isoform X2, which produces MSDLSAEKISNIEADCYWCLSKLLDGMQDHYTFAQPGIQRLVFKLKELVRRIDVKLLNRARACFKPHGASRTRISSVCFLLIQLPSNPRDTLPTCHTSLGHVSSRRRRLTRFPCVYICQFSSNGTIYLYNNNMSPFLCCY; this is translated from the exons ATGTCTGATCTATCTGCAGAGAAAATTTCTAATATAGAGGCTGATTGCTATTGGTGCTTGTCAAAATTACTGGATGGTATGCAGGACCATTACACGTTTGCTCAACCAGGAATTCAGAGGCTTGTTTTTAAGTTGAAGGAATTGGTCAGGAGGATTGATG TGAAACTTTTGAACCGTGCCAGAGCCTGTTTCAAGCCACATGGAGCTTCAAGGACTAGAATTTCTTCAGTTTGCTTTCTGCTGATTCAACTGCCTTCTAATCCGCGAG ATACCCTTCCAACTTGTCACACGTCTCTGGGACACGTATCTAGTCGAAGGAGACGCCTTACCAGATTTCCTTGTGTATATATTTGCCAGTTTTCTTCTAACG GTACTATCTATCTATATAACAACAATATGAGCCCATTTCTATGTTGTTATTGA
- the LOC140182793 gene encoding uncharacterized protein isoform X4, with the protein MSDLSAEKISNIEADCYWCLSKLLDGMQDHYTFAQPGIQRLVFKLKELVRRIDVKLLNRARACFKPHGASRTRISSVCFLLIQLPSNPRDTLPTCHTSLGHVSSRRRRLTRFPCVYICQFSSNG; encoded by the exons ATGTCTGATCTATCTGCAGAGAAAATTTCTAATATAGAGGCTGATTGCTATTGGTGCTTGTCAAAATTACTGGATGGTATGCAGGACCATTACACGTTTGCTCAACCAGGAATTCAGAGGCTTGTTTTTAAGTTGAAGGAATTGGTCAGGAGGATTGATG TGAAACTTTTGAACCGTGCCAGAGCCTGTTTCAAGCCACATGGAGCTTCAAGGACTAGAATTTCTTCAGTTTGCTTTCTGCTGATTCAACTGCCTTCTAATCCGCGAG ATACCCTTCCAACTTGTCACACGTCTCTGGGACACGTATCTAGTCGAAGGAGACGCCTTACCAGATTTCCTTGTGTATATATTTGCCAGTTTTCTTCTAACG GTTAG
- the LOC140182793 gene encoding uncharacterized protein isoform X1, translating to MSDLSAEKISNIEADCYWCLSKLLDGMQDHYTFAQPGIQRLVFKLKELVRRIDVKLLNRARACFKPHGASRTRISSVCFLLIQLPSNPRDTLPTCHTSLGHVSSRRRRLTRFPCVYICQFSSNELKGSGATGLAISLLGAMVMPLSSIPLTI from the exons ATGTCTGATCTATCTGCAGAGAAAATTTCTAATATAGAGGCTGATTGCTATTGGTGCTTGTCAAAATTACTGGATGGTATGCAGGACCATTACACGTTTGCTCAACCAGGAATTCAGAGGCTTGTTTTTAAGTTGAAGGAATTGGTCAGGAGGATTGATG TGAAACTTTTGAACCGTGCCAGAGCCTGTTTCAAGCCACATGGAGCTTCAAGGACTAGAATTTCTTCAGTTTGCTTTCTGCTGATTCAACTGCCTTCTAATCCGCGAG ATACCCTTCCAACTTGTCACACGTCTCTGGGACACGTATCTAGTCGAAGGAGACGCCTTACCAGATTTCCTTGTGTATATATTTGCCAGTTTTCTTCTAACG AACTAAAAGGAAGCGGTGCTACTGGTCTCGCAATTTCACTCCTAGGGGCTATGGTTATGCC attatccAGTATACCACTCACTATATGA
- the LOC140182793 gene encoding uncharacterized protein isoform X3, translating to MQDHYTFAQPGIQRLVFKLKELVRRIDVKLLNRARACFKPHGASRTRISSVCFLLIQLPSNPRDTLPTCHTSLGHVSSRRRRLTRFPCVYICQFSSNELKGSGATGLAISLLGAMVMPLSSIPLTI from the exons ATGCAGGACCATTACACGTTTGCTCAACCAGGAATTCAGAGGCTTGTTTTTAAGTTGAAGGAATTGGTCAGGAGGATTGATG TGAAACTTTTGAACCGTGCCAGAGCCTGTTTCAAGCCACATGGAGCTTCAAGGACTAGAATTTCTTCAGTTTGCTTTCTGCTGATTCAACTGCCTTCTAATCCGCGAG ATACCCTTCCAACTTGTCACACGTCTCTGGGACACGTATCTAGTCGAAGGAGACGCCTTACCAGATTTCCTTGTGTATATATTTGCCAGTTTTCTTCTAACG AACTAAAAGGAAGCGGTGCTACTGGTCTCGCAATTTCACTCCTAGGGGCTATGGTTATGCC attatccAGTATACCACTCACTATATGA
- the LOC112785078 gene encoding peroxidase P7-like — protein sequence MASYYYYYFLLFVLVATAAISEADSKTKLSKDFYSRSCPKLLPIVKDEVIKAVNKETRMGASLLRLHFHDCFVNGCDASILLDNTKKFAGEKTAAANNNSARGFDVIDDIKTKVEKACPRIVSCADILALAARDSVVYLGGPSWEVGLGRRDSTTASRAAANNSIPAPFFSLTTLKSNFANHGLSAEDLVALSGGHTIGLARCVQFRAHIYNDSNIDASFAKSLRSKCPRKGNDAVLAPLELQTPTHFDNLYYKNLLVKRGLLHSDQELLNGGSTSALVKKFAANKNEFFKAFSKGMVKMSSIKPLTGRKGQIRIHCRKVN from the exons ATGGCTtcttattactactactacttcCTCTTGTTTGTTCTTGTTGCTACTGCTGCAATTTCTGAAGCAGATTCAAAAACTAAGTTATCTAAAGATTTCTATTCACGCAGTTGTCCTAAACTATTGCCTATAGTGAAAGATGAAGTCATAAAAGCCGTTAACAAAGAAACTCGCATGGGAGCTTCCTTACTTAGACTACACTTCCATGACTGCTTTGTAAAT GGCTGTGATGCGTCAATACTGTTGGACAATACAAAGAAATTCGCCGGAGAGAAAACGGCGGCGGCTAACAATAACTCAGCAAGAGGGTTCGACGTGATTGATGACATTAAGACCAAAGTGGAGAAAGCATGCCCCAGGATTGTGTCATGTGCTGATATTCTTGCTCTGGCTGCTAGAGATTCTGTAGTTTAT TTAGGAGGGCCTTCATGGGAAGTAGGCTTGGGAAGAAGGGATTCTACCACTGCTAGCAGAGCTGCTGCCAATAACTCTATTCCTGCACCCTTTTTTAGTCTAACCACTCTCAAATCAAATTTTGCAAACCATGGGCTTTCTGCGGAGGACTTGGTGGCTCTTTCAG GTGGACACACTATTGGCTTGGCTAGATGTGTACAATTCAGAGCACACATCTATAATGATTCCAATATTGATGCTTCCTTTGCCAAGTCTCTGAGGAGCAAGTGCCCCAGAAAAGGAAATGATGCTGTACTCGCACCCCTTGAACTTCAAACACCGACACATTTCGACAATCTATACTACAAGAATTTGCTGGTTAAAAGGGGTCTTCTCCATTCAGACCAGGAGCTCTTGAATGGTGGTTCTACTAGTGCTCTGGTGAAGAAATTCGCTGCTAACAAGAACGAATTCTTTAAGGCTTTTTCCAAGGGCATGGTCAAAATGAGCAGCATCAAGCCTCTCACAGGTAGAAAGGGGCAGATCAGAATCCATTGCAGAAAAGTCAATTAG
- the LOC112785079 gene encoding uncharacterized protein yields the protein MAHIAEAEIPSRNLAAISKVKMEMKGAERRRRLYPLSDRTNSSSSNNFNKSATKCNSLLLLPPPPPPPALCSGTHERRNNHNKALTNPQHNVSNIRGGSDEVEALDLLEAKHSTVPCRKKQRCMSNQQKKSKNSQLQDFIEKQNAYYKEVDDFVLSVEEVESIHELE from the exons ATGGCCCACATAGCAGAAGCAGAAATTCCCAGCAGAAATTTGGCGGCAATCTCGAAAGTGAAAATGGAAATGAAAGGTGCGGAGCGGAGAAGACGACTATACCCTCTCTCCGATCGCACCAACTCGTCTTCTTCCAACAACTTCAACAAATCTGCCACCAAATGcaactctcttcttcttcttcctcctcctcctcctcctcccg CCTTGTGCAGTGGAACACATGAAAGGAGGAATAACCATAACAAAGCGCTGACCAATCCACAACACAACGTCTCTAATATCCG GGGAGGAAGTGATGAAGTTGAAGCTTTGGATCTCCTTGAAGCCAAGCATTCGACAGTTCCTTGTAGAAAG AAGCAGCGTTGCATGTCTAACCAACAAAAGAAGTCCAAGAATTCCCAGCTGCAAGAtttcattgaaaaacagaatgCCTACTACAAAGAGGTCGATGACTTTGTGCTATCGGTAGAGGAGGTTGAATCCATTCATGAGCTGGAGTAA